TATGAAACCCTGCAGCAGTTGAACGAGGTGATCAATCGCGTGCGAAAGCAGCTGGAAGCCGGCGTCACTCTGCCGGATAACGCGCGCATGAAGGTCTACAAGGCGATCAAGGATCCCAGTGCCGATCCGGTCTCGGCGGTGCTGATTTACAAAGGCGTGCGCACCTCAAACGGCGGCCGCATCGACGTAAAGATGGTGAACACGGATCTCCATGTCTTTACCCGACTTGCCGGTCGCGAAAAAGTCACCGAACGCGACCGCCGCATTCAAGAAGAAACCTTTGCGGAAATTCGGGCGATGGTTTTAGCGCAGGACTGATCGAATGGCAAAGGCTGCGCCCCTTACAGGAAGCACGGGACGCAACCTTCAAGTCAGGCGGTTTCTGTGAATTCGCTCGAACTCGAGTTTTTCGAAAGGTATAGGGTGCGGTGATTCCGCCGGATAACCGATCGCGACGATGCAGCCGACGCGCAGGCTTGCCGGTATGCCCAATACTGCATGCACATAGTCCTCGGCGCTCTGCTGCGAGTCGTGCTCCCGCAGACGAATTTGCACCCAACAGCTGCCCAGTCCAAGCGAAAGCGCCGTCATCTGCAACAGGATGGCGGCGATGGAGCTGTCTTCAATCCAGACATCGGAAACCGCCTCGTCGGCGAGGATGACGACGGCCAGAGGTGCGCCGGCCATAAAAGCGGAACCGTGCCGCTTCGCACGACTTAATTGCTTCAACAGCTCCGGTTCATCCACAAAAGTGAACCGGAGAGGCCGACGGTCGCGCGAAGACGGCGCGCGCAGCAGCGCCTCGGCTAATATCTGCCGCTTTTCCTCTTCGATCGGTCGGCGCTCAAAGCGTCGCACGCTGCGCCGCCGACGCAACAGATCGATCATCCCTTCGCCCATATTCAAAAACCGGCGCCTTTCACCTTGGTCTTGACGCGGCACAACAACATGTCGGCGGTAATAAATAAACTGCTTCCATCCGGGCCGCCGAAACAACAGTTGGAAGTCGCTTCACCGACGGCAATGATGCCGAGCAGTTCCGCTTTCGGCGAAAGAATCAGCACGCCGCCCGGACCGGTCGCCCATAGGTTTCCATACTGATCGACGGTCATGCCGTCGCAGCCGCCCCATCGGCCGGCGCGGCGCAGCTCGCCGGCATCGTAAAAGATTCGACCGTTCGAGGTGCTGCCGTCCTCGGCAACATCGAAAGCCATCCAGATTGCTTCCTGTCCGGAATTCGCCACATACAAGGTCTTTTCATCCGGCGAAAGATGAATGCCGTTGGGAAAGGGCAGCTCTTTGGTCACCAGCGAAATTCTGCCGTCCGGCGCCAAATGAAAGACGCCGCTGAAGGGCAGCTCTTTAGTCGGGTTGGCGTTAAGGTCTTTGAGTCCGTACGGCGGATCGGTAAAGTAAATGTGTCCGCTGCGGCTGATCACCAAGTCGTTCGGACTGTTGAAGCGCTTGCCTTCGAATCGGTCCGCCAAAACGCTTTTTGTCCAGTTTTCGGTGTTAAGCTGAGCAATACAGCGGTTGCCGTGATCGCAGAGTACCAGCCGACCGGTCTGCGGATGGATGTAGAGACCATTGCAGCCGAGTTCACGTCCCGGCGGATTGTCGCCCAGCGCATAACCGGCGGGACGCAGATAAATCGACAAGCCGCGCTCCTCGTCCCAGCGCCAGCAGGTGTTCTGCGGAATATCGTTGAATAAGAGATAACCGCCGTCTTTGACCCAAACCGGACCCTCGCTCCAGTCAAAGCCTTCGGCGAGCACTTCAATGACGGCATCTGCCGGCAACAGCTTATCCAGATTGGGCGAAAGGCGCTCGATTTTGCCGACGGTGCGAAAATCGGCAGCCGTCAGTTGTAGGTGGAGGACAAAAAGAACAGTAAAAACCATTCGTTTCATGGCTGCTCCTTTCCAATTTCAATGGATGCAAACGGTTCAATGATTTCGGCTTGGGGAAACGCGGCACGAACAACATTGAGATTGTGCGCGAGAAAGAGCAGTTTGACGTTGGCACCGGCGTCGATAGTGAAATAAATGCCGACGCCGTCTTGCCGCAGTCGCCAGACGGTTTGAAAGGCAGAAATGGTTTCAGGAAGCCAGTAGAAAACCGGCGGTCGCGAGTCGATCATGGTTGCATGCATGGCCAAAGCATTCGCTTCCGCGATCGTTCCCAAGAGCTGAAAATCGCGTGCGGCAATCGCGCGTTTTAATTCGGCCAGATCATTTTCAGCGCGCTGGGGCCAAAGCCGATAAAAAAGTGAAGTGCGCACGGTCTGCTTCATCCCGGCCGTGGAACCGATCGGCTTGGCAACGGCGGAAAGGACAACGGCTCCGATGCGCAGTTCCGGCCACTCTATCGATAACGGCGCGGCATAGCTGTCCAGACCGTCTTTCCGCTCGCCGGCGAACCATTCGACAAAGCCGGTAAACACCGAACGGGCGGCGCTGCCGCTTCCCAAGCGCGCCAAAATGGAAAGCGCACGCCCGTCTAATTCCCAGCCGAAAAGCCGATTCAAGGCCATCGCCAGCGCGGCAAAACCCGACGCCGAACTGGCCAGGCCGGCGCCTGTGGGAATGGTGTTTTCCGTTTCAATGCGAAAACCTGCGTTTGGTGGTCGAAAAAGATCAAGATAAGCCGAGACACGGCGGGCAAAAGACTCTTCCTGCGCCAATTTTCGCCCGTTTAAAATCACCTCGTCGCCGCCCTCCGTAATGGAGAGGCGTGTCCGCGTTCCCAATCTGCCGAGCGAAACCGACAGACTGCCGTTCATCGGCAGATTGAGCTCTTCATTCCGTTTTCCCCAATATTTGCACAGGGCAATATTGACCGGTGCAAAGGCCTCGGCTCGGCTGTTTTTCGGCTGCAGGCGGTCGCCGATCAACGCCCGTACGGTCTCCTGCTTAGTCAATTCGTATGCCCTCCCGACTCATTTGAATGGGCAGAACCTCATAGCCGCAATCGACGCCGGCATCACCTAATCCGACGACGCAGTCGCCCAATCCGGACCCGCTGATTTTTGCGCCTAAAATTCCCGGCTGCGCGCGCAGCGCGTAGACGATCTGCGCCAGGCGGGCGTTGCTCACGCCGATGGCGTCCATCAGTCCCTGGTTCAAATTCAGCAGCTCGCCGAAGGTCCGCCAATCGTCGGCACGGATCGCTTCCGCAGCCCACAACGCACTCTTGTCCATGATGCCGAAAATTGCATCGAACAACTCGGAGAAACGACGGCGGCTTTCTTCCACCCTTGCAATGACCTGCGTGGTCGGGGTTTTTGCACCTGAATAAACCACAGAGATCGGATAGAGATTGTCCAGCCGTTCGCATGTAAACGGCTCGGCGCGGTAGAGAAGAACGCCGCCAAAAACTGAGGCAGCCAGATCGGCGCCTGAACCGGTTCCCTGAACGCTGCGGATGACCTGTAACCCAAAGTCAAACACTTTTTGCCTTTCGACATTCTTCAGGGTCAACTGACAGAGGGCGGCGCCGACTGCAGCAGTCACCGCAGCTGATGAGCCGAGACCGACGTCCGCCGAAAAATCGGAATGGACCTCGAGTTCGAGGCCCGTCGTAAGGGGCTGCGGAAATTGGTTAACAGCGGCCAGGATAAAGCGAAACTGCGGTGAGGGGCTTACGCTGTCGAGCGTCGCCTCATAGTTTCCCAAAGCCGAACGAATGATCAACCGGCGATCCTGGCGCGGCGTAACGATGATCGAAAGTCGTTGCGATACGCCACAGACCAGGCAGTGGCTGCCATGCAGCACGGCGTGTTCTCCCAGCAGCATCAGCTTGCCGGGTGCAGAGACCCTAAACGAGGCGCGCGCCATGCGGCTCTCCTTTTAAGGATAACAAGCGATAGCCAAAGTCTTTAGCCAATCGCTGCGTCGACGGCTCATCATGAAAGACGATCACCATGCCGGCGGCGTTACCGCGGATCGAGCCGGCACCTGAGATTTTCGCCGCTCCGCCTTCGGCTTCGATCCGCTCGATAAATTCCTGCACGCGCGGCGGC
The nucleotide sequence above comes from candidate division KSB1 bacterium. Encoded proteins:
- a CDS encoding nitroreductase family protein — its product is MIDLLRRRRSVRRFERRPIEEEKRQILAEALLRAPSSRDRRPLRFTFVDEPELLKQLSRAKRHGSAFMAGAPLAVVILADEAVSDVWIEDSSIAAILLQMTALSLGLGSCWVQIRLREHDSQQSAEDYVHAVLGIPASLRVGCIVAIGYPAESPHPIPFEKLEFERIHRNRLT
- a CDS encoding SMP-30/gluconolactonase/LRE family protein, whose amino-acid sequence is MKRMVFTVLFVLHLQLTAADFRTVGKIERLSPNLDKLLPADAVIEVLAEGFDWSEGPVWVKDGGYLLFNDIPQNTCWRWDEERGLSIYLRPAGYALGDNPPGRELGCNGLYIHPQTGRLVLCDHGNRCIAQLNTENWTKSVLADRFEGKRFNSPNDLVISRSGHIYFTDPPYGLKDLNANPTKELPFSGVFHLAPDGRISLVTKELPFPNGIHLSPDEKTLYVANSGQEAIWMAFDVAEDGSTSNGRIFYDAGELRRAGRWGGCDGMTVDQYGNLWATGPGGVLILSPKAELLGIIAVGEATSNCCFGGPDGSSLFITADMLLCRVKTKVKGAGF
- the mvaD gene encoding diphosphomevalonate decarboxylase — protein: MTKQETVRALIGDRLQPKNSRAEAFAPVNIALCKYWGKRNEELNLPMNGSLSVSLGRLGTRTRLSITEGGDEVILNGRKLAQEESFARRVSAYLDLFRPPNAGFRIETENTIPTGAGLASSASGFAALAMALNRLFGWELDGRALSILARLGSGSAARSVFTGFVEWFAGERKDGLDSYAAPLSIEWPELRIGAVVLSAVAKPIGSTAGMKQTVRTSLFYRLWPQRAENDLAELKRAIAARDFQLLGTIAEANALAMHATMIDSRPPVFYWLPETISAFQTVWRLRQDGVGIYFTIDAGANVKLLFLAHNLNVVRAAFPQAEIIEPFASIEIGKEQP
- the mvk gene encoding mevalonate kinase; amino-acid sequence: MARASFRVSAPGKLMLLGEHAVLHGSHCLVCGVSQRLSIIVTPRQDRRLIIRSALGNYEATLDSVSPSPQFRFILAAVNQFPQPLTTGLELEVHSDFSADVGLGSSAAVTAAVGAALCQLTLKNVERQKVFDFGLQVIRSVQGTGSGADLAASVFGGVLLYRAEPFTCERLDNLYPISVVYSGAKTPTTQVIARVEESRRRFSELFDAIFGIMDKSALWAAEAIRADDWRTFGELLNLNQGLMDAIGVSNARLAQIVYALRAQPGILGAKISGSGLGDCVVGLGDAGVDCGYEVLPIQMSREGIRID